One region of Marivirga arenosa genomic DNA includes:
- a CDS encoding nucleoside deaminase — MDIEFWMKMAIDLAKESKTPYGAIIVDPEGQHVSAYNTTIHDGAVAHAEINAIQKMKQLDYDRAEELTLITTVEPCPMCMSAIIWAGIGEVIYGCDIPTAANYGKQINIRSKAVAAEAWYAPIISGGVLEEECQKLFDSN; from the coding sequence ATGGATATTGAATTTTGGATGAAAATGGCAATTGATCTCGCTAAAGAAAGTAAAACTCCATATGGAGCTATTATAGTTGATCCTGAAGGACAGCACGTGAGTGCTTATAATACTACTATTCACGATGGAGCAGTTGCGCATGCAGAAATCAATGCTATTCAAAAAATGAAACAATTAGATTATGACAGAGCAGAAGAATTAACCTTAATTACTACTGTGGAGCCTTGCCCTATGTGTATGTCAGCGATAATTTGGGCTGGAATTGGTGAAGTGATTTACGGATGTGATATTCCAACTGCTGCGAATTATGGAAAGCAAATTAATATACGATCTAAAGCGGTTGCTGCTGAAGCTTGGTATGCCCCTATTATTTCAGGAGGAGTTCTTGAAGAAGAATGTCAAAAATTATTTGATTCTAATTAA
- a CDS encoding M20/M25/M40 family metallo-hydrolase — MKNLKITANLLLINLVLIAFTSCQKNQKEEENVLASINNEVKQNSKAYSNLQTITSEIGHRLTGSENGKEAEQYTYDLLKSYGYDQVEFHEFEVEAWARDTVHLEINDEEIEEVVSLGHSPVSADSEFELIDVNNGLRADFDSLKDEVKGKIALVYIGILDGSPEGLKNIHRSEKTALAIEYGAEGIIIINQVPGGVLLTGTASVTGSLIDIPAVCISYEKGMELKKQLAEGEELVAHIQMSNKSEVIKSRNVIATLPAKDKSDEDIIIGGHLDSWDLSTGAIDNGIGIAAILDIARTYKALNLEPKRNIKFVMFMGEEQGLLGSKQMVKMLNENDGLENVAYMMNIDMSGNPKGYNASGRDQMVSIYDKIGKDIKAVDSTYENENTSKAGLHSDHQSFMMEGVPVVGLVGNLERKVYSYYHSNGDDFSLVNKEHLENTVRFSAMFLWELANLDEIPAKKLNFEQTKQFLIDQGLKEELELGNEWKWGE; from the coding sequence ATGAAAAACCTAAAAATAACAGCAAATCTTTTACTTATTAACTTAGTGCTTATTGCATTTACATCCTGCCAGAAGAATCAAAAAGAGGAGGAAAATGTTTTGGCTTCTATTAACAATGAAGTTAAGCAAAATAGTAAAGCATATTCTAATCTTCAGACTATTACTTCTGAAATTGGTCATAGATTGACGGGTTCAGAAAATGGTAAAGAAGCAGAGCAATATACCTATGATCTATTGAAATCATATGGATATGATCAAGTTGAATTCCATGAATTTGAAGTGGAAGCTTGGGCCAGAGATACTGTTCATCTTGAAATAAATGATGAGGAAATTGAAGAGGTGGTATCATTAGGTCATTCACCGGTTTCAGCTGATTCAGAATTTGAATTGATTGATGTCAATAATGGTTTAAGAGCTGATTTTGACAGTTTGAAGGATGAAGTGAAAGGCAAAATTGCTTTAGTGTACATTGGGATTTTAGATGGAAGCCCTGAAGGATTGAAAAATATTCATAGATCAGAAAAAACAGCTTTAGCTATTGAGTATGGAGCAGAAGGAATTATTATTATAAATCAAGTTCCTGGTGGTGTTTTATTAACAGGGACAGCGTCTGTTACAGGGAGTTTAATTGATATTCCTGCTGTTTGTATTAGTTATGAAAAGGGGATGGAGTTGAAAAAACAACTTGCAGAAGGTGAAGAGTTGGTTGCTCATATTCAAATGAGCAATAAAAGTGAGGTAATTAAATCTAGAAATGTAATTGCTACTTTACCTGCGAAAGATAAATCAGATGAAGATATTATAATTGGGGGTCATTTAGACAGTTGGGATTTATCAACGGGAGCAATTGACAACGGAATTGGTATTGCTGCAATTTTAGATATAGCGCGTACCTACAAAGCTTTAAACCTTGAGCCGAAAAGAAATATAAAATTCGTAATGTTCATGGGGGAAGAGCAAGGGCTATTAGGTTCAAAACAAATGGTTAAAATGCTAAATGAAAACGATGGTTTAGAGAATGTAGCATACATGATGAACATTGATATGAGTGGAAATCCTAAAGGTTATAATGCATCTGGTAGAGATCAGATGGTGTCTATTTATGATAAAATAGGAAAGGATATTAAAGCAGTTGATTCAACCTATGAAAATGAAAATACAAGCAAAGCTGGGCTTCATTCTGATCATCAGTCATTTATGATGGAAGGTGTTCCAGTTGTTGGTTTAGTAGGCAATCTAGAAAGAAAAGTATACAGCTATTATCATTCCAATGGAGATGACTTTTCATTGGTAAATAAGGAACATCTTGAGAACACCGTACGTTTCTCAGCTATGTTCTTATGGGAATTAGCAAATTTAGATGAAATCCCGGCTAAGAAATTAAACTTTGAGCAAACGAAGCAATTCTTAATCGATCAAGGTTTAAAAGAAGAGTTAGAATTAGGTAATGAATGGAAGTGGGGAGAATAA
- the hflK gene encoding FtsH protease activity modulator HflK, with protein sequence MAEFEFDGDKAKESFQKIIKNIRLIIVALVVVVAIFSTFFQVGAEEVGVVTRLGAYNRTLEPGLNFKIPFVESVTKVPVERQQKQEFGFRTTSAGIQSTFTKRGAEGESLMLTGDLNLADVEWVVQYRIDNPYNYLFKVRDPENTLRDISESGMRQIVGDRTVNEVLTVGRAEIAGKLKVLIQELSNEYELGVRIEQVVLQDVTPPEPVRAAFNAVNEAQQEKETLINQAKSEYNKVIPKARGQAEETIQKAEGYATERVNNSKGEVARFNELYKEYVKAPGVTKTRIYLETMQEVVPKLGDKIITDEEGSNVLPLLNMATQSSKKVNQ encoded by the coding sequence ATGGCAGAATTTGAATTTGATGGGGACAAAGCAAAAGAGTCCTTTCAAAAAATAATCAAAAATATACGACTGATAATTGTAGCACTTGTAGTAGTAGTAGCAATATTTAGTACGTTTTTTCAGGTAGGTGCTGAAGAAGTAGGAGTTGTAACCAGATTAGGTGCATATAATAGAACACTTGAACCTGGTTTAAATTTTAAAATTCCCTTTGTGGAATCAGTTACAAAGGTTCCAGTTGAGCGTCAACAAAAACAAGAATTTGGTTTCAGAACTACTAGTGCAGGTATTCAATCTACCTTTACGAAAAGAGGAGCTGAAGGTGAATCATTAATGTTAACAGGAGATTTAAATTTAGCAGACGTAGAGTGGGTAGTACAATACAGAATTGACAATCCTTACAATTATCTTTTTAAAGTAAGAGACCCAGAAAATACGCTGAGAGATATTTCTGAATCAGGAATGAGGCAAATTGTAGGAGATAGAACGGTGAATGAAGTACTTACAGTAGGTAGGGCCGAGATTGCTGGTAAATTGAAGGTTCTCATTCAGGAACTATCAAATGAATATGAATTAGGGGTTAGAATTGAGCAAGTAGTATTGCAAGACGTTACTCCACCGGAACCAGTTCGAGCAGCCTTCAATGCTGTAAACGAAGCACAGCAAGAAAAAGAGACTCTTATTAACCAAGCAAAATCTGAATACAATAAAGTAATTCCGAAGGCTAGAGGTCAAGCTGAAGAAACCATTCAAAAGGCAGAAGGTTATGCTACCGAAAGGGTGAATAATTCTAAAGGGGAAGTAGCTAGATTTAATGAGCTGTACAAAGAGTATGTAAAAGCTCCTGGAGTTACTAAAACTCGTATTTATTTAGAAACTATGCAGGAAGTGGTTCCTAAATTAGGCGATAAAATTATTACTGATGAAGAGGGCAGTAATGTGTTACCATTATTAAATATGGCAACTCAATCAAGTAAAAAGGTAAATCAGTAA
- the hflC gene encoding protease modulator HflC produces the protein MKKSLVSILVIVVVALIVIAQGSYIVRESEQVIITQFGKPVGDAVKDAGIHFKIPFIQTANFFEKRYLEWDGDPNQVPTKDKKFIFVDTYARWQITDPLQFYKRLTNERGAQSRLDDILDGETRDFIANNYLEEAVRTSNRTPISSGAISEIVEDSLVQINVGRDSIQEYIQKSANLQTKDLGIEILDFRFKRINYVEEVRTQVYERMKSERFRIADKFRSEGQGEASRINGEKERELKSIQSEAFRVAEEIKGKADAEAAAIYSNAYNKNGSSRELYSFMKSMETFRKTFNDETTVILSTDSDLYKYLKSMQ, from the coding sequence ATGAAAAAGTCATTAGTAAGCATATTAGTAATTGTAGTGGTTGCTTTAATCGTAATCGCTCAAGGATCATATATAGTTAGAGAATCTGAGCAAGTAATTATTACTCAGTTTGGTAAGCCAGTAGGCGATGCCGTGAAAGATGCAGGAATTCATTTTAAAATTCCTTTTATTCAAACTGCGAACTTTTTTGAAAAGCGTTATTTAGAATGGGATGGTGATCCTAATCAAGTTCCTACAAAAGATAAGAAGTTTATTTTTGTAGATACTTATGCCAGATGGCAAATTACAGATCCATTACAATTCTATAAGCGTTTAACCAACGAAAGAGGTGCTCAATCAAGGTTAGATGATATTTTGGATGGTGAAACTAGAGATTTTATCGCAAATAATTATTTAGAAGAAGCGGTGAGAACCAGTAATAGAACCCCTATTTCAAGTGGGGCGATTAGTGAAATTGTTGAAGATAGCTTAGTTCAAATAAATGTTGGTCGTGATAGTATACAAGAATACATTCAAAAATCTGCAAATCTTCAAACCAAAGATCTGGGGATTGAGATTTTAGACTTCCGTTTTAAAAGAATAAACTATGTGGAAGAAGTAAGAACCCAAGTTTATGAAAGAATGAAAAGTGAGCGATTTAGGATTGCTGATAAGTTTAGATCAGAAGGGCAGGGAGAAGCTTCAAGAATTAATGGTGAGAAAGAAAGAGAGCTGAAAAGCATTCAATCGGAGGCATTTAGAGTAGCTGAAGAAATTAAAGGTAAGGCAGATGCCGAGGCTGCTGCTATTTATTCCAATGCATATAATAAGAATGGATCTTCAAGGGAACTATATTCTTTTATGAAATCAATGGAGACCTTCAGAAAAACTTTTAATGATGAAACAACTGTGATATTATCAACTGATAGTGATTTGTATAAGTATTTAAAATCTATGCAGTAA
- a CDS encoding SDR family NAD(P)-dependent oxidoreductase, with protein sequence MSFEDKNILIVGASSGIGLSLAKKLQDKGANLILASRTKPDLSGDFQFIELDVLDIKDELNELPDTLHGLAYCPGSINLKPFQSIKENDYLNDFRLNTVGAALVIQKSLKSLKNAKGSSIVLFSTVAANTGLSFHASIAAAKGALQGFGLSLAAELASKKIRVNLVAPSLTDTPLAKNLLSTDEKKEASDKRHPIGRYGKAEDISNAAEFLLDSENSWITGQIIGVDGGMERIRNI encoded by the coding sequence ATGTCATTTGAAGATAAAAATATATTAATAGTTGGGGCTAGTTCGGGTATAGGCCTGAGTTTAGCTAAAAAACTTCAAGATAAGGGAGCAAATCTTATACTAGCTTCTAGAACTAAACCAGATTTATCTGGTGATTTTCAATTTATTGAGCTTGATGTATTAGACATAAAGGATGAACTCAATGAGCTTCCTGATACTTTACATGGTTTAGCTTATTGTCCAGGAAGTATTAACTTAAAACCATTTCAAAGCATTAAAGAAAACGATTATCTAAATGATTTCAGATTAAATACAGTGGGAGCTGCCTTAGTCATTCAGAAATCTCTTAAATCTTTAAAAAATGCAAAAGGATCAAGCATTGTGCTATTTAGTACAGTAGCTGCTAATACGGGATTATCATTTCATGCTTCCATTGCTGCAGCTAAAGGGGCTTTACAAGGATTCGGATTAAGTTTGGCAGCTGAACTAGCTAGCAAAAAAATACGAGTGAATTTAGTGGCTCCAAGCTTAACAGATACTCCATTAGCTAAAAATCTATTATCTACTGACGAAAAGAAAGAAGCCTCCGACAAAAGACACCCAATTGGAAGATACGGTAAAGCTGAAGACATAAGCAATGCAGCTGAATTCTTACTTGATAGTGAAAATAGCTGGATTACAGGTCAAATAATTGGAGTTGATGGAGGGATGGAAAGAATTAGAAATATCTAA
- the folE gene encoding GTP cyclohydrolase I FolE has translation MLNTPQNKKDLENIDEFGDDHVASNFETPLRADAFEMDDELKMEMIAKHFKEIMHILGMDLSDDSLKGTPQRVAKMYVKEVFSGLNPLNKPKPKLFDNKYKYSQMLVEKDITFYSHCEHHFVPIYGKAHVAYISSGKVIGLSKINRIVQYFSKRPQVQERLTVQIAEELKEVLETENVAVVMDANHMCVSSRGVGDTNSRTGTSYFGGKFNDEATRREFLDYINSPNH, from the coding sequence ATGTTGAATACCCCGCAGAATAAAAAAGATTTGGAAAATATTGATGAATTTGGAGATGATCATGTAGCATCAAATTTTGAAACTCCCTTACGCGCTGATGCATTTGAAATGGATGATGAGCTTAAAATGGAGATGATTGCTAAACATTTTAAAGAGATTATGCATATTCTTGGAATGGATTTGAGTGATGATAGTTTGAAGGGAACTCCACAGCGTGTGGCTAAAATGTATGTAAAGGAAGTTTTTAGTGGTTTAAATCCACTTAATAAGCCAAAGCCAAAGCTTTTTGATAACAAATATAAATACAGCCAAATGTTAGTAGAGAAGGATATAACTTTCTACTCTCATTGCGAGCATCATTTTGTTCCAATTTACGGAAAAGCTCATGTGGCTTATATTTCCAGTGGAAAAGTAATTGGTCTTTCTAAAATCAATAGAATTGTTCAGTATTTCTCAAAAAGACCTCAGGTACAAGAAAGACTAACAGTACAAATCGCTGAAGAATTAAAAGAAGTTCTAGAAACGGAAAACGTAGCAGTTGTTATGGATGCTAATCATATGTGTGTTTCTTCACGTGGTGTTGGTGATACTAATAGTAGAACAGGTACTTCATATTTTGGAGGTAAATTTAATGACGAAGCAACAAGAAGAGAATTTTTGGATTACATAAATTCTCCTAATCACTAA
- a CDS encoding 6-pyruvoyl trahydropterin synthase family protein — MKVTVFRKEHFNAAHRLNNPNWSEEKNQKIFGKCNNPNFHGHNYELIVRVTGEVDPETGYVMDMKVLSDLIKETILDRFDHKNLNLDTTEFQNLNPTAENIAVVIFNLLREKIDPNKELKVKLYETERNYVEYPAE; from the coding sequence ATGAAAGTAACAGTTTTCAGAAAAGAGCATTTTAACGCTGCACACAGATTGAATAATCCTAATTGGTCAGAGGAGAAAAATCAAAAAATATTCGGTAAGTGTAACAATCCTAATTTTCATGGTCATAACTATGAATTAATCGTTAGAGTAACTGGTGAGGTTGATCCAGAAACTGGATACGTAATGGATATGAAAGTGCTTAGTGACTTAATAAAGGAAACAATTTTGGATAGGTTTGACCACAAAAATCTAAATTTAGATACCACAGAATTCCAAAATTTAAATCCTACAGCTGAAAACATTGCTGTTGTAATTTTTAATTTATTGAGGGAAAAAATAGACCCTAACAAAGAATTAAAAGTTAAACTATACGAAACTGAAAGAAATTATGTTGAATACCCCGCAGAATAA